In Pyrus communis chromosome 8, drPyrComm1.1, whole genome shotgun sequence, one genomic interval encodes:
- the LOC137743482 gene encoding ATP synthase gamma chain 1, chloroplastic-like, giving the protein MAMSNSIMWVSAKPLFSHTFLQNPKPLLPQISPQPLRSRSSATRCGLRELRGRIDSIKNTQKITEAMKLVAAARVRRAQEAVINGRPFAETLVEVLYDINERLQCEDIDVRLTNVRPVRKVAIVVITADRGLCGGFNNSVVKKTEARIAELKKLGLDFTLISVGKKGNSYFMRRPEICVDRFIEGGLFATAKEAQVIADDVFSLFVSEEVDKVELVYTKFVSLVKSEPVIHTLLPLSPRGEVVDVNGSSVDAMEDEFFRLTTKKGKLSVERESVKIKREGLSPVMEFEQDPVQILDAMMPLYLNSQILKALQESTASELAARMNAMSNATENAVDLTKTLSNVYNRQRQGKITGEILEIVAGAEALKEFE; this is encoded by the coding sequence ATGGCGATGTCCAATTCAATCATGTGGGTATCTGCAAAACCCCTATTTTCCCACACATttctccaaaaccctaaacccctttTGCCCCAAATCTCACCCCAACCTCTCCGTTCTCGATCTTCAGCAACCCGCTGCGGTCTGCGTGAGCTCCGAGGCCGAATCGATTCCATAAAAAATACCCAGAAAATCACCGAAGCCATGAAGCTCGTGGCGGCTGCCAGGGTTCGAAGGGCCCAGGAAGCAGTCATCAATGGCCGACCCTTTGCTGAGACGCTTGTGGAGGTCCTGTACGACATCAATGAGCGGCTTCAGTGTGAAGACATTGACGTCCGTCTCACAAATGTTAGACCCGTCAGGAAAGTTGCCATTGTCGTCATCACAGCCGACCGAGGCCTCTGCGGCGGCTTCAACAACTCCGTGGTCAAAAAGACCGAGGCCCGAATCGCGGAATTGAAGAAACTTGGGTTGGATTTCACTCTGATCAGTGTTGGCAAAAAGGGTAACTCGTATTTCATGCGTAGGCCTGAGATTTGTGTTGATAGGTTTATTGAAGGTGGGTTGTTTGCAACAGCAAAAGAGGCTCAGGTCATTGCTGATGACGTTTTTTCGCTGTTTGTTAGCGAAGAGGTTGATAAAGTTGAGCTTGTGTACACTAAATTCGTGTCGTTGGTGAAATCCGAACCGGTTATTCATACATTGCTTCCATTGTCGCCGAGGGGAGAGGTTGTTGATGTGAATGGGAGTAGCGTCGATGCAATGGAGGATGAGTTCTTTAGGTTGACAACTAAAAAAGGCAAACTGAGTGTGGAGAGGGAGAGTGTGAAGATAAAGAGGGAAGGGCTTTCGCCGGTTATGGAATTTGAACAAGACCCTGTTCAGATCCTTGATGCCATGATGCCTCTCTACTTGAACAGCCAGATTCTGAAGGCACTACAGGAATCAACAGCAAGTGAGCTCGCAGCGAGAATGAATGCTATGAGTAATGCCACTGAGAATGCAGTCGACTTGACGAAGACTCTTTCGAATGTTTACAATCGGCAACGACAGGGAAAGATTACAGGGGAGATATTGGAGATTGTTGCTGGAGCTGAGGCACTCAAGGAGTTTGAGTAA
- the LOC137743274 gene encoding protein S40-5, translated as MENRYGLIRQGSGVWRALRDGDFEEDDVWEVLKDRNNTCAKNMAYGSKNSHVSVLRHLPTASRMIPKPSSHNYGSGSSNTTNHEAKFLQQSAPVNIPDWSKAYGQKPNKASKNVSWQKYERGGDGDEGGDDGGRDSGDDYEVVVEEEEEEEEEYNSKVPPHEFIARRLARSQISSFSVFEGAGRTLKGRDLSKVRNAILIKTGFLESL; from the coding sequence ATGGAGAACAGGTATGGCCTAATAAGGCAGGGCAGTGGAGTTTGGAGGGCCTTGAGAGATGGAGACTTTGAGGAAGATGATGTTTGGGAGGTTCTAAAAGATAGAAACAATACTTGTGCTAAAAATATGGCTTACGGATCCAAAAATTCCCATGTTTCTGTTCTAAGGCACCTCCCAACTGCCTCAAGAATGATTCCGAAACCCAGCAGCCACAATTACGGCAGTGGTAGCAGCAACACAACCAATCATGAAGCCAAATTTTTGCAGCAATCAGCACCTGTCAACATTCCTGATTGGTCCAAGGCTTACGGTCAGAAACCAAACAAGGCCTCCAAGAATGTTTCTTGGCAGAAATACGAGCGCGGTGGCGATGGTGATGAAGGTGGGGATGATGGCGGCAGAGATAGCGGTGATGATTATGAGGTGGTggtagaggaggaggaggaggaggaggaggagtatAATTCAAAGGTACCCCCTCATGAGTTTATTGCAAGGAGACTTGCAAGGAGTCAGATatcttctttttctgtttttgaagGGGCAGGGAGGACCCTCAAGGGGAGGGATCTTAGCAAAGTGAGGAATGCTATTTTGATAAAAACTGGTTTCCTTGAGTCATTGTGA